The Mangrovibacterium diazotrophicum DNA window GGGTTCAATTTAGGCAAGTAAGCTTTGATCGATTGTTTCATGGCTGAAACAATCACTTTTTCCAGTCGGTCATCTTTAATCACTTTTCGCTCCGAATGTTCACACAGGATTGGTGTGATTTCATCGATCCCGATTTCGGTTGCTTTCTCCAGGAACCATTCGAGCCGGTCGATATTTTTGGTGGGAGCTACTGCAATGTGCAGGTATGATTTCCGTTTCCCAAATTCAGCTTCTTTCGTGATAACTTTGATCTGGCACCGCTTGGGATTGGCGTCTGTAATTTCAGCCGTGTAGAAATTGCCAATACCATCGATCAGTTTTAACTCGTCGCCATTATTTAATCGAAGAACCCGAACTGCGTGTTTGGATTCCGTTTCATCTAAGGTATAAATCTCAGTTTGTAGATCGGGAGTAAAAAAAAGCTGCATGATCTGTTTTTAATGGTTAGCGGAAAGATCTTGGTTTCAGGTGGGCGACCAAATCTCCTTCCCGTGAAGCAATATTTTTCCAGTTTTCAACCTTGAACTCAATGACTGCAGTTGAGCAGGTTGGTGTGTCGCTGTTGAAGAAGCGAACCAAGTTGTTGATCAAATAATGAATCGTCGGGTTATGTCCAAATACAAATACGGAGCTAATATCTTCAGGGAGGTCGTGTAATAGTTCAATAAAATCCTGGGTTGTCAGGCCGTCGTATAAATCCTCTTCCTTTCGGATCTTCTTTTTGTCGTAGCCGTAGGTCTTCGCATAAACTTTCGCCGTTGAATAAGCTCGTTTGGCCGGACTGGAAATAATTAAATCGGGAGCAATACCGGATTCTTTTAGTTCTGCGCTTAAGATTTCTGCGTCCTCTTTGCCGCTTGGTCTCAGTTTGCGGTTAAAGTCATCTTCGTAACCATAAGGAACCGCTTTGGCGTGCCGGACAATTATTACACGTTTCATCCTTTCAATTTTTTGAGCTAAAATAAGCTATTTTTACGCGATAGAAACACTGAAATTACAAAAATGAAGCGGATAGGTTTACTATCGGATACACATGGCGCGATTAGCGATCGGGTGCTGAAATTCTTTGAAAATGTTGATGAGATCTGGCATGCAGGTGATATTGGAACAGTAGAAGCAGCTGATCAATTGGAGGCTTTTAAGCCTTTTAAGGCTGTTTATGGAAATATTGATAATCATGTTTTAAGGAGGATGTACCCTGAAAATCAACGATTTTTTTGCGAGGAAGTTGACGTATTGATGACGCACATTGGGGGATACCCGGGAAAGTACGAATCTAGAATAAGAAACGAGCTCTATACGAAACCGCCGAAACTTTTTATTTGCGGTCATTCACACATCCTGAAAGTCATCTTCGACCAAAAACTCAATTGTCTCCACATAAATCCGGGCGCTGCTGGTTATAAGGGCTTTCATAACGTTTGTACTGCCGTTCGATTTGTAATCGACAAACAAGACGTCAAGGATCTTGAAGTGCTAGAATTTGAACGGAGTAAATTCGATGAATAAAGTATAGTTTATATAGACTATAAAAATAAAATATAGATTAAATGGTCTAATATGTTTCAATATAGATAAAATGACGTATATTTGAGTGTGGAAAAAATAGCAGTCATATCAGTTGATGTTATCGACTCTTCGAAATTTGAAGAGTCCAGTTATTTACCGTCCTTGACACAGTTGGAAGATCCCGCTCAAACCTATTTGAGAAAAGCCGGAGATATGCTGTTAACGAGTAGAGGAGATAGCTTTCAGGTTATGCTGAATGACTGGCAAACTTCATTTTTAAAGGCTATTTACCTAAAAGCCTTTTTCAAGAAGCAAGTCGCTACGTTAAAATCAAGCAATAGAAAAAAGAATCTGGATGTCAGGCTATCGCTAACTGTTGGTTGGGTGAAGCAATTACCCGAGGATATTGGAAAAACAATGGAAGAACCGTTTATTATCTCGGGAAGAGCGCTGGATAAGATGAAAAGTAAGGGGCAAAATTTCATTGTAACAACCAACAATGACAATATAAATCACGAGCTTGAGCTTGAGTGTGCTTTTTTAGATGACATTTTAAACGGATGGACAGCAGCCCAAGCTGAAGTTATTTATTATCTTGTACAAGGTCTGAAGCAAGTTGAAATCGCATCGGATTTAGGTTTAACCCAACCGTCGGTCAGTAACCGGATTCAGCTTGCTAAATGGGGCCTCATTGAACGGATGAATAAACGTTTTGTTGAATTAATGCAGAGTATATGATTCTATTTCTTCGCTTGCTATTTGCGCATCTTTTGGCAGATTTTCTGTTTCAGCCTACAGCTTGGGTTATTGATAAGAATGAGCGAAAAATAAGGTCGGTAAAATTGTTTTATCATATTGTTGTCGTAACAGTACTGTCCACTCTCTTTACGCTGGATTATTTTAGCTGGCGGATTCCTGTGTTCATCTTCGTATTTCATTACCTGATTGATTTGATAAAAATCTATTTCAAACCATCCATTTCAACCAATTTAAGCTGGTTCCTTTTCGATCAATTTTTGCATCTGCTCCTCATTTTCTGGATTTCTGCTTTATTGGACGAATCGGTGCAAGCTGTTAGTTGCGAAATTTGGGGAAAGCTCAGCAATCCGGATGTTTTTATCTACGTGATAGCCTATTTCCTGATTGTTTGGCCGTCGATGGTTGTGGTAAACCTGGCAACTAAAGAATGGCAGAAGCAAATTGCCGAAAGCGGGGAAACAAATCTCTCGAACGGAGGCAAATGGATCGGCGTACTCGAAAGGCTGCTGGTATTGACTTTTGTACTGGGTGGACAATTTCAGGCCATTGGATTTTTGATTGCAGCCAAATCTATTCTTCGCATTTCGGTGAAGAGCGAAGAGAATGCCCGAATCATGTCAGAGTACGTGTTGGTGGGAACTTTAATCAGTTTCACAATTGCAGTGTTCGTTGGCATTGGAACCAGGGCGATTCTGCAATTGTGAAAAAGATTATCGGGTTACTTTTCGAAAGAACAAGCCACCCAATTATTTTTTACTTTCAGTGTTAGTTTTCGTAAAAACAATTCGGAAGCCCTTCCTACAATATCTTCCAAATCATCTTTGTAGAACCCGCTAACAATCAGAATTCCATCCTCATTCAGTACACTGACGTATTTTTCAATATCCTGAAGAATAATGTTTTTCTGAATATTTGCTAAGATCAAATCGTATTTTTTGTTGCCCAAAAGAGAGGCGTCTCCAATGAAGGCTTCCATATTGTTAACATTATTCAAACGGCAGTTCTCCACAACACTCTCGAACGCCCAGCTGTCTATGTCGATAGCAGTAACTGATTCGCAGCCTTTCATCGATGCAAAGATACCCAGGATACCGGTTCCGCATCCCATATCCAGTACCGTTTGCCCTTCGACATTCAATTCGTCGATGTGCTCGATCATTAGCGATGTGGTTTCGTGATTTCCGGTACCGAAAGCCATATTGGGCTCAATCACGATTTCGTATTTTGCTTCCGGATATTGTGTATGGAAAGGGGCTCGAATCAAGCAATCGGGGCCAATAAGTAATGGTTGGAAGTAGTTTTTTTCCCACTCTTCATTCCAATTAATATCGGGCATTTCCTCTGTTGCAAAGGACACGTCGAAAGGAATATCGCTGAGGATACGCGCGATCTCAGTCTCTTCAACTTTTCCCGTCGGGAAGAAGGCGTTTAACTCGTCCTCCGTTTCATCAAAACTTTCGAATTCCAATTCGGATAAATACGCGGTCAAAATCTCCCGGTTAACTTCGTTGTCGGGAGAAAGTTTAAATGCAGTTTTTATGTATTGCATAAATTAAAGTGACAATTACACTAAGTTTCTTTCTTTTTTTAGTTGTTCGTAGGCTTCATTCACCTTTTGAAACTTCTCATTCGCAGCTTTCTGGAAGTCCTCTCCTAAATAGCTGACTTTGTCGGGATGGTATTTCATCGCCATTTTGCGGTAAGCTTTTTTGATTTCTTCGTCGGTAGCCGAAGGTTCGATTTCCAGAATTTTGTAAGCAGCTTCGGTATTGGCAACAAACATCGATTTGATGGACTCGAAATCTTTCCCGGTGATGCCCATGTTTTGGGCGATATGGTCGATTAAGTTTGCTTCAGAAACGTCAACCTTGCCATCAGCTTGGGCAATACCAAACAAGAAGTGCAGCAACTGCAGACGAGAAGAATAATCCATGTTCTTCTGAATCTGTTGGCAGACTTCAGTTACCGGAATGTTCTGATTCAACAAATCGCGCAGAAGTTTCAGTGCTTCCTGTGCAGATTCGGTACCAAAAGTTCGTACAAAGAAATCCTTGACGTAGTTCAATTCCGACTTTAGCACTTTGCCGTCCGATTTCATAACAGCCGCAACCAAAACCAAGAGACTCATTACATAGCCACCGGTTGTTGTTGTCGAGGAGCTGTATCCGTTTGTTCTGTTCGTTGTTGTTAGCGGGTTGTTTTCGTTTTCAAACATTGAGCCGACCACAAATCCGATAATCCCTCCAATCGGGCCTAAAAAGGCCCAGCCCAATCCGCCGGCAATCCATTTTCCAAATTTACCCATGACTTCTAAATCGTTTATCTAGTTCTATTAATTTCGGAACAATGAGTTCCTTGTTATCATTTTTTACAATGAAACTGGCAAGTTCCATTTTCTGTTCATCCGTCCACTGCTTTTCTATCCGGGCTTTGACGCTTTCTTCCGTTGAATTTTCGCGTTTCATAACCCGCGCAATTCGTTCGGCTTCGGGTGCCGTTACCAAAATCGTGTAATCCATCATTTGGTAAAAGCCACTCTCGAACATGATGGCAGCTTCGTGAATAATGTAGGGTGACTTCTGCAGTTCGACCCATTTGTTGAAGTAAATTCGTACCTCGGGGTGAATGATTCGGTTTACTTTTTCGAGTAAAGTTGGCGAATTAAAAATCAGGCCCGCTAATTTTTTTCGGTCAATGAGCTGATTTGGCAGGTAAATGTCGCTACCAAATTCGGCGATCAATTGATTTTTGATGGCTTCGGACGAGTTGATCAGTTTCTTTGCTTCTGTATCAGCTTCGAAAACTGGTATTCCGAGCGTTCTGAAAAAGTGGCAAATGGTTGATTTTCCACTGCCAATTCCACCGGTTATTCCAACTTTAATCATTTGATTTTTCTTCAATTAGATATTCCACCTGATCCGGAGCAACCGAAACATTCAGAATATTCAGAGGTTTTGAATCCAGGTTGACTTTAAGTATCTCTTTCTTTTCTTCGATATCAGAGTAGGGGACAGTTAGTTCGAAATTGGCATCGGTAATTTCCGAAAAATGGCTCAGGCCGACCAAAAAGCTCACTTTCACTTTCTCGGGGAAAAGCTTGATAATAACGTTATCCGGAACGCCGGTAACGAGAACAGGAACAGACAAGTTTTTCTCGGTATATTCCTCCAGCGGAATCTTCAGAATTACGCGCTTCGGATCGATCGTCAGGTTGTCGTAGCTTTCGAGTAATACGTTGCGCTGAATATTTTTTTCAAGCTCTTTGTAGTGTTGCTTTTTCGTCTGAATATATTTCAAAGTATCCAGCGTTGATTGTGCGCCGGCAACTGTTACAGAATCGGGTTCGGTTGAAATTTCGCCGCTGACGTAATACTGTTGTTTGAGTGAATAAGTAATGTTCGGTTGTACTTTTACTTTGCGACGAACGATCTTGTCGAACTCGAAATACAATGAATCCGGTTGGATCTCTATAATTTGAAGTTCGTTGCTTACCTGCCCCGAGATTCGGTTGATGAATTGGCGTGTTCCGATGCGGAATTTCGAGTTTTCGGAAGACTCCATGCGATGCCCGGTAAAATCATTCACATTGAACACCAACGGTGAAAAAGCCATGCTCAACTTATGGCGCAAAATCGTGAAACCGTACGAATTTACTTTCAATGTAAAATGGTCGGGCGGCGAATTGGCCAGGATTTTATTGTTGGGCAAATTGGTGTACTTTACCGGGAATGATAAATCCACTGTGTACTCTTTATTCAATGCATTTAAAAACCAGAATAAAGTGGCAATTACGAGGCAGACCAGGAAGACCATAAGTCTTCGGTCGTCTTTCATCCGCAACGTTTTGTAGAGCGCGTGAATCTTATTGAACCAAATTTTTTCCACGAAACCAAAGATAAAAAAAAGGGCAGACTAACAAGCCGGCCCTTTCGTATTTCTGATAATGTCAATTTATTTTTGTTGCGGAACGTCAGACATGTCTTTCACGACAGCTGATTTGTCAACACGAAGTTTTACATTGTCATCAACTTGTAACAGAACGTAATTTTCTTTAATCTCTGCTACTTTTCCGTAAATACCTCCGGTTGTAACAACTTTATCGCCTTTTGCCAGGCTTTCGCGGAACTTGCGCAGTTCCTTTTGTCTTTTCATTTGTGGTCTGATCATGAAGAAGTAGAACACCACGATAATCAAAATCATGGGTAAGAATGTCATGATCGGATTTGCTTCGGTTCCCGCTTGTTGGGGTGCCATCAATAAGTAATTCATTGGTCGTTATTTAATTGTATAAATTTATCAATTCGTTTTCAACTCTCGCTGTAATCATCAGCTTTTGAGGTTCATTGCCGTCGTTGGCGAATACCTGAATTTGCTTGACAACATTTCCAACTTCACCCGACGAATTGAAGACCACCTCAATAAAATTGTAATCTCCGGCTTTTACAGCTTCCGGCGGATAGCTAATTTCCAAACATCCGCAGTCTACTTTTGTGCTGTCGATTACCAGGTTACCGGTGCCTTCGTTTGTAAATCGGAAACTGTATGAAAGAACCTCTCCGGCGTGAACGGTTCCAAAATTATGGATTTCTTCCTGAATCGCAAATTTTGGATCCCCTTTTGGCTCTTTTGAATAATCGTTTGATTTTGTGGAACTTTTACAAGCCTGAAAACCAAGTAGGATTAATATGAAAATGAATAATTTCATTCTTCTGCAGCTTCCTCTCCAATTAGCCCGCGACCTGCTTTCTGAATCTGATTTTCTTTCTTCAATGCCTTGAGCGCCTTGTCCAAAATACCGTTGATGAAGTTGCGGCTTTTTTGCGTGCTATAATATTTCGAAAGCTCAATGTATTCGTTCAAACTCACTTTAGTCGGAATGGACGGGAAGTACAAAAATTCGGCAATTGCCATTTCCATAATCAGGTTATCGAGGAAAGCAATTCGCTCAACATCCCAGTTTACGGTGTGTTGTTCAACGATTTTTTTCAACTCATCGTGATTCAGCACACATTTGCGGAAC harbors:
- a CDS encoding 16S rRNA (uracil(1498)-N(3))-methyltransferase, whose product is MQLFFTPDLQTEIYTLDETESKHAVRVLRLNNGDELKLIDGIGNFYTAEITDANPKRCQIKVITKEAEFGKRKSYLHIAVAPTKNIDRLEWFLEKATEIGIDEITPILCEHSERKVIKDDRLEKVIVSAMKQSIKAYLPKLNPLTPFNELIATPFDGKKFIAHCYELDKRQLKNEIIQSPSNLILIGPEGDFSEREVEEALQSGCTPVTLGNSRLRTETAAIVACHTCNLILED
- a CDS encoding SixA phosphatase family protein → MKRVIIVRHAKAVPYGYEDDFNRKLRPSGKEDAEILSAELKESGIAPDLIISSPAKRAYSTAKVYAKTYGYDKKKIRKEEDLYDGLTTQDFIELLHDLPEDISSVFVFGHNPTIHYLINNLVRFFNSDTPTCSTAVIEFKVENWKNIASREGDLVAHLKPRSFR
- a CDS encoding metallophosphoesterase family protein; its protein translation is MKRIGLLSDTHGAISDRVLKFFENVDEIWHAGDIGTVEAADQLEAFKPFKAVYGNIDNHVLRRMYPENQRFFCEEVDVLMTHIGGYPGKYESRIRNELYTKPPKLFICGHSHILKVIFDQKLNCLHINPGAAGYKGFHNVCTAVRFVIDKQDVKDLEVLEFERSKFDE
- a CDS encoding helix-turn-helix domain-containing protein, with translation MSVEKIAVISVDVIDSSKFEESSYLPSLTQLEDPAQTYLRKAGDMLLTSRGDSFQVMLNDWQTSFLKAIYLKAFFKKQVATLKSSNRKKNLDVRLSLTVGWVKQLPEDIGKTMEEPFIISGRALDKMKSKGQNFIVTTNNDNINHELELECAFLDDILNGWTAAQAEVIYYLVQGLKQVEIASDLGLTQPSVSNRIQLAKWGLIERMNKRFVELMQSI
- a CDS encoding DUF3307 domain-containing protein translates to MILFLRLLFAHLLADFLFQPTAWVIDKNERKIRSVKLFYHIVVVTVLSTLFTLDYFSWRIPVFIFVFHYLIDLIKIYFKPSISTNLSWFLFDQFLHLLLIFWISALLDESVQAVSCEIWGKLSNPDVFIYVIAYFLIVWPSMVVVNLATKEWQKQIAESGETNLSNGGKWIGVLERLLVLTFVLGGQFQAIGFLIAAKSILRISVKSEENARIMSEYVLVGTLISFTIAVFVGIGTRAILQL
- the prmA gene encoding 50S ribosomal protein L11 methyltransferase — its product is MQYIKTAFKLSPDNEVNREILTAYLSELEFESFDETEDELNAFFPTGKVEETEIARILSDIPFDVSFATEEMPDINWNEEWEKNYFQPLLIGPDCLIRAPFHTQYPEAKYEIVIEPNMAFGTGNHETTSLMIEHIDELNVEGQTVLDMGCGTGILGIFASMKGCESVTAIDIDSWAFESVVENCRLNNVNNMEAFIGDASLLGNKKYDLILANIQKNIILQDIEKYVSVLNEDGILIVSGFYKDDLEDIVGRASELFLRKLTLKVKNNWVACSFEK
- a CDS encoding TerB family tellurite resistance protein; translated protein: MGKFGKWIAGGLGWAFLGPIGGIIGFVVGSMFENENNPLTTTNRTNGYSSSTTTTGGYVMSLLVLVAAVMKSDGKVLKSELNYVKDFFVRTFGTESAQEALKLLRDLLNQNIPVTEVCQQIQKNMDYSSRLQLLHFLFGIAQADGKVDVSEANLIDHIAQNMGITGKDFESIKSMFVANTEAAYKILEIEPSATDEEIKKAYRKMAMKYHPDKVSYLGEDFQKAANEKFQKVNEAYEQLKKERNLV
- the coaE gene encoding dephospho-CoA kinase (Dephospho-CoA kinase (CoaE) performs the final step in coenzyme A biosynthesis.); this encodes MIKVGITGGIGSGKSTICHFFRTLGIPVFEADTEAKKLINSSEAIKNQLIAEFGSDIYLPNQLIDRKKLAGLIFNSPTLLEKVNRIIHPEVRIYFNKWVELQKSPYIIHEAAIMFESGFYQMMDYTILVTAPEAERIARVMKRENSTEESVKARIEKQWTDEQKMELASFIVKNDNKELIVPKLIELDKRFRSHG
- a CDS encoding CdaR family protein, whose product is MEKIWFNKIHALYKTLRMKDDRRLMVFLVCLVIATLFWFLNALNKEYTVDLSFPVKYTNLPNNKILANSPPDHFTLKVNSYGFTILRHKLSMAFSPLVFNVNDFTGHRMESSENSKFRIGTRQFINRISGQVSNELQIIEIQPDSLYFEFDKIVRRKVKVQPNITYSLKQQYYVSGEISTEPDSVTVAGAQSTLDTLKYIQTKKQHYKELEKNIQRNVLLESYDNLTIDPKRVILKIPLEEYTEKNLSVPVLVTGVPDNVIIKLFPEKVKVSFLVGLSHFSEITDANFELTVPYSDIEEKKEILKVNLDSKPLNILNVSVAPDQVEYLIEEKSND
- the yajC gene encoding preprotein translocase subunit YajC; the protein is MNYLLMAPQQAGTEANPIMTFLPMILIIVVFYFFMIRPQMKRQKELRKFRESLAKGDKVVTTGGIYGKVAEIKENYVLLQVDDNVKLRVDKSAVVKDMSDVPQQK
- a CDS encoding DUF1573 domain-containing protein → MKLFIFILILLGFQACKSSTKSNDYSKEPKGDPKFAIQEEIHNFGTVHAGEVLSYSFRFTNEGTGNLVIDSTKVDCGCLEISYPPEAVKAGDYNFIEVVFNSSGEVGNVVKQIQVFANDGNEPQKLMITARVENELINLYN